Genomic DNA from Synergistaceae bacterium:
CAATTTTTCAGGACATCAAATAATTTCATTCTCGGAAATACTTGCGGCGTTTGAGTTATATACAAATTATCGCGGTCAACGCATGAAATATTATTATCGTCAATGCGCTTTAACGCGTCAGAAACGGGCAGAACTGGGACGACTCCGCAATCTTCATTAACTGAATCCATGAGTCTAGCAAATAATTCTTGAGTCGCTAGCGGCCTTGCTGCATCATGAACTAAGACATAATCACAGCTTGACTCTTTAAGCCCCGAACAGACTGACTCGGCTCGTGTGCTGCCGCCTTTTGCGATTTTCAACGGGATTGAATGATTCGGCCAGTCAACGCTATAACCTTCAGGCAGAACTATAATAATTTCCTGAATTCCCGAATCCCGTAATTTTTCGGCCTCGTCCGCGCTCCATTGCCATAATGGCTTATTGTCAAGAGTCATGAACTGCTTTTTTTTGCCGCCCATTCTTGTGCCTGAACCGCCCGCAGCAATAATAAACGAAAAATTTTTACCTGTCATAATTCTACCTTCATTCTTGAACGTAAAGCAGTGTGCAGTGTGAGCTTATCAGCAAATTCTATTAAGCCGCCGACTGGAAGTCCTGACGCTAAACGTGTAATCTTGATTTTATTATGTCCCTTTATGGATCTTAACGAGTCTAAAAGCGTGTAATAATTCATATCGCCTTCAATTTTAGGATTAGTAGCTATAATAATTTCTTCGGGCTTAAGTGCTTTAACATGAGACACAAAAAAATCTAAGTCCTTTTCCGTCAATCCCTTGTCATTGTCATCAACTGAAATTGAATCAGAATAAGACTCAATCTCTGAGGCAAAATCAGACTCAGGATCAGGGGCTATATTTGCCGATAATTTTTCAGTGTTCAAGACATGATACAGCCCGTTATAGATTCCTGCGTGTTCAAAGGCTGACAAAGACTCTACATTTTCGACGACGCATAAAATATTTTTGTCCCTGATAGGATCTTCGCAGATATTACACGGGTCTTGTTCGGAAATATTCCCGCATTGTGAGCACGTATAAAGATTTTTGCGCAAATTTGAGAATAACGAGCCGAAATGCTGTAAATATTCCTCGTCCTGCTGAATCAAAAAAAATGCTATTCTCCGCGCGCTTTTAGTTCCTATACCGGGCAATTTCTTTAATTCTTTTGCTAGAGTGTCAAGTATTTCCATATTGTAATAACTAGAATCCCGGCATCATTGCACCGAGTGCGCCTGTAATACTGCCCATTCTTTCGTTCATTAATTCGCGGCTTTTCTTGAGTCCCTCGTTCACAGCTGAAATAATTAAATCTTCTAACATGTCTTTATCTTCAGGGTTAATGACTTCGGGATCTATTTTTATCGCAACAATATCGCCCTGTCCTGTAAAAGTCGCTGCTACCATTCCACCGCCGACACTGGCTTCAACTGTTTCCTTTGCTAAATTCTCCTGAATCTGCATCATTTGAGTCTGCATTTGGCGGGCTTGTTTCATTATATTATTAATCTTCATGATAAAAAATTTCTCCCCTGTTTATATAAATATTATTGAATCAGATTCTATCACGATTTATTTATTTAATTTTTCAAGTTTTATGCTTAACTCTTCCCACTGTGAATAAAAATTTTGTAATTCTTTATCGAGATTATCGCGTTCAATCATCAAAGATTTAATTTTGCTTGAGTCTGCTAATATTTCAGGCTGACACAATAAATTATCGATCTCGTTAATTCGCGACTCAGAATCAGAAATATTTTTTTCCGACTGGGCAATTAATTTTTTTGTCGCGCGAATCTCCTGTAAATTTTCATTGCGGGATAAATTTTTCGACTTGGCCGGAGATTTTATAATTTCCTGATTACTTGTTAATGACTCCTCGCGTTTTTCGAGAAAATATGAATAATTCCCCTGATAATCGTATAAATTGCCGTCTCTGATCTCTAAAACTCTTTCAGCTAAGACGTCTAAAA
This window encodes:
- a CDS encoding recombination protein RecR, producing the protein MEILDTLAKELKKLPGIGTKSARRIAFFLIQQDEEYLQHFGSLFSNLRKNLYTCSQCGNISEQDPCNICEDPIRDKNILCVVENVESLSAFEHAGIYNGLYHVLNTEKLSANIAPDPESDFASEIESYSDSISVDDNDKGLTEKDLDFFVSHVKALKPEEIIIATNPKIEGDMNYYTLLDSLRSIKGHNKIKITRLASGLPVGGLIEFADKLTLHTALRSRMKVEL
- a CDS encoding YbaB/EbfC family nucleoid-associated protein; translated protein: MKINNIMKQARQMQTQMMQIQENLAKETVEASVGGGMVAATFTGQGDIVAIKIDPEVINPEDKDMLEDLIISAVNEGLKKSRELMNERMGSITGALGAMMPGF